From the Leishmania panamensis strain MHOM/PA/94/PSC-1 chromosome 31 sequence genome, one window contains:
- a CDS encoding transcription like protein nupm1, putative (TriTrypDB/GeneDB-style sysID: LpmP.31.1810), translating to MDLSVTVSFIFIVSATVLGFAAMIALFVSMPFSCCKISNGDLADGNRDRQRAGAATGQLGSSSNGEGAASEREWRGIPLNSRPPRLTPEQEILRDKAMERYKRRKARQERRCQRQAAREARMANMREGYGEDTASEGEFADGSSVTSRTTLASAAPTARTASTVAYGRGSYFLPSPCACEGHIEEHDDSDDRRSSRSSGSRGSTGTARSRASQGTATTKSHMRHRQRQRLRRREQQQQVDLFNQWARMQMVPSSELSPSSKSLSASSQRDEEGSTTDEGGRRRTKAAFGSRYRVHTHRRRSSSVASSAPRPPEDVLGTGCSTYPFVMNAEHGHLESLRVGNQHPVSDKITVDADGSEYDTTPFCPFTHSNGATDSSSPHVSPADHLRYANRTGEQSGHLQPRRHKHTWKNVEHNVALSGFFNSPTNDNMAGADIQSRPHYNDGEPSHNPLGDHEHIFQK from the coding sequence ATGGACCTCTCTGTCACAGTCAGCTTCATCTTCATTGTCAGCGCTACTGTCTTAGGCTTCGCTGCGATGATCGCTTTGTTTGTATCGATGCCTTTTAGCTGCTGTAAAATCTCGAACGGTGATCTGGCTGATGGCAACCGCGACAGGCAACGCGCGGGCGCTGCTACCGGGCAGTTGGGCTCGTCCTCCAACGGCGAGGGAGCCGCGTCAGAACGTGAGTGGAGGGGTATTCCGCTGAACTCGCGGCCGCCTCGCCTTACCCCAGAGCAAGAGATCCTGCGCGACAAGGCAATGGAGCGGTACAAGCGACGTAAGGCCCGCCAGGAACGCCGTTGTCAGCGCCAAGCTGCCCGCGAGGCGCGCATGGCGAATATGCGCGAGGGTTACGGAGAAGACACAGCGAGCGAGGGCGAGTTTGCCGATGGTTCCTCTGTCACCAGTCGAACGACACTCGCGTCTGCTGCACCGACAGCGCGGACAGCGTCGACTGTCGCGTACGGACGAGGCTCCTACTTCCTACCTTCCCCCTGCGCCTGTGAAGGGCACATAGAGGAGCATGATGACAGCGACGACCGGCGCagctcacgcagcagcggctcgcgGGGCAGCACTGGCACTGCGCGCAGTCGTGCCAGCCAGGGCACCGCCACGACCAAGTCGCACATgcgtcaccgccagcgccagcgtctgcgtcgtcgcgagcagcaacagcaggtGGATCTGTTTAATCAGTGGGCACGTATGCAGATGGTGCCTTCCTCAGAGCTGTCACCCTCCTCAaagtctctctctgcgtcgtcgcagcgtgacgaggagggaagcaCGACTGATGAAGGTGGTCGTCGCCGCACCAAAGCGGCCTTCGGCAGTCGTTACCGCGTCCATACGCATCGGAGACGCTCGTCCAGCGTGGCCAGTTCAGCACCTCGTCCACCGGAGGACGTGCTCGGCACCGGCTGCTCGACGTACCCGTTCGTCATGAACGCCGAGCACGGCCATCTGGAGAGCCTCAGAGTTGGCAATCAGCACCCGGTGTCTGACAAGATAACAGTGGATGCAGACGGTAGTGAATACGACACGACGCCCTTCTGCCCATTTACGCACTCGAACGGTGCGACCGATTCGAGTTCGCCGCACGTGTCGCCGGCGGATCACTTACGATACGCTAACCGCACCGGTGAGCAGAGCGGCCatctgcagccgcgccgccacaAGCATACGTGGAAAAATGTTGAGCACAACGTCGCACTCAGTGGTTTCTTTAACAGCCCTACGAATGATAACATGGCTGGCGCAGATATTCAGTCTAGGCCCCACTACAATGACGGAGAGCCGTCACACAACCCCCTCGGGGACCACGAGCATATTTTCCAGAAGTGA
- a CDS encoding hypothetical protein (TriTrypDB/GeneDB-style sysID: LpmP.31.1820), with protein sequence MHPSTVLIIGTAGIIGVLACLWGIIRGFQALRTRPRRAYREADSVTFQQEGEFGATPRVRVGVGRGGNNTAYSNGNSSSQNLRDNYADRDAIDYLGEGNSNYHDLDDDVPPASPNAERVEGIPIEARVRPRRNLPRSRVVVHYGDQDVCLDFRGVERVPQAGPPPLTLEEKQRLEDERNRIASPELYGRAEYEDRQASNVNTPTVLLNSSLLQELQRQYSLVSPSGRAFSNYASESSVGSMSFRLGSPAGSARRARNCRQSATPNSVSLQKGSSGGLQLLRQRKNSPTRNGAGGCTSPNQFQYQGNSSFSAPRNRQEDLESTSDDFEDVSVHNDLFNASREQLREFLLKQEQQPQNRLSPMTGLGNLNGFDQISLHGTFPVLLDRQVNPGSSVASVSSVGLGGGRTAAGPVAFPPGQSETLPPLCNPSVAAGTPLLDASFHGQQLLHTTSVDSAMVGLAKMPSCPHMALSSPLSSDHPSVGRAGGGAQTGVTLPHPVLLTSTASASAYHQTLLSGTAQGSGSSPGERACHVDTFSLPPNRWSSGLRSPFSLPGNDPVTAPYSPSAGTAETQPSNMASPPSAVTQTQMAANFSRRARSAHGRT encoded by the coding sequence ATGCACCCATCCACAGTTCTCATCATCGGCACCGCTGGCATTATTGGGGTCCTTGCATGCCTCTGGGGCATCATTCGCGGTTtccaggcgctgcgcacgcgacCGCGCCGTGCGTATAGGGAGGCGGATAGTGTGACCTTTCAGCAGGAGGGCGAGTTTGGGGCTACCCCTAGAGTGCGAGTTGGCGTGGGCAGAGGCGGTAACAACACCGCCTACAGTAACGGTAACAGTTCAAGTCAGAATCTTCGCGACAACTACGCTGATCGCGACGCTATCGACTACCTCGGAGAGGGCAACAGCAACTACCATGACCTCGATGACGATGTTCCACCGGCATCGCCGAATGCGGAGCGTGTGGAGGGTATCCCTATAGAAGCCCGTGTGCGTCCACGGCGCAATCTGCCACGCTCTCGAGTTGTCGTGCATTATGGCGACCAGGATGTGTGCCTTGATTTCCGCGGAGTCGAACGCGTACCCCAGGCCGGCCCTCCGCCCCTCACACtcgaagagaagcaacgcCTCGAGGATGAACGGAATCGCATTGCATCGCCGGAGCTTTATGGACGCGCTGAGTATGAAGACCGGCAAGCCTCCAACGTGAACACACCCACCGTGCTGCTCAACTCCTCCTTACtacaggagctgcagcgtcagtACAGCCTGGTGTCACCATCCGGACGTGCCTTCAGCAACTACGCCAGCGAGAGCAGCGTGGGAAGCATGAGCTTCCGGCTCGGCTCGCCAGCTGGGTCGGCGCGGCGTGCACGGAACTGTCGGCAAAGTGCTACACCGAACAGCGTCAGCTTGCAGAAGGGCAGCTCTGGCGGTCTTCAGTTGCTTCGCCAACGCAAGAACTCCCCAACGCGCAATGGCGCAGGCGGCTGCACGAGCCCCAATCAGTTCCAGTACCAAGGGAACTCCTCCTTCTCGGCCCCACGAAACCGTCAGGAGGATCTGGAGAGCACCTCCGACGACTTTGAGGATGTTTCAGTGCACAACGACCTCTTTAATGCTTCtcgcgagcagctgcgcgagttTTTGCTcaagcaggagcagcagccgcagaatCGACTCTCTCCAATGACAGGGCTGGGCAACCTAAACGGATTTGACCAGATTAGCCTGCACGGCACTTTTCCTGTCCTCTTAGATCGCCAAGTGAACCCCGGGTCATCTGTGGCGAGCGTCAGCTCGGTCGGACTTGGTGGAGGGCGGACCGCAGCAGGCCCCGTAGCGTTTCCGCCTGGCCAAAGTGAGACACTACCGCCGCTCTGCAATCCGTCCGTGGCGGCTGGCACACCGCTCTTGGATGCCTCCTTCCATGGCCAGCAGCTTTTGCACACCACATCTGTCGACTCCGCCATGGTGGGACTGGCAAAGATGCCGTCCTGCCCTCACATGGCCTTGTCGTCACCGCTTTCCAGCGACCACCCCTCAGTGGGAAgggcaggtggtggcgcgcaGACCGGTGTCACGCTGCCTCACCCCGTCTTGTTGACGAGCACGGCATCTGCAAGCGCGTACCATCAGACGTTGCTTTCGGGTACCGCGCAAGGGAGCGGTAGCAGCCCCGGCGAACGTGCCTGTCACGTCGACACGttctctctgccgccgaatcggtggagcagcggccTGCGCTCGCCGTTCTCGCTGCCTGGGAATGACCCGGTGACCGCGCCTTATTCGCCAAGCGCTGGTACCGCGGAAACGCAGCCTTCGAATATGGCCTCTCCTCCCAGCGCGGTGACTCAGACACAAATGGCAGCGAATTTTTCCCGACGCGCAAGGAGTGCACACGGCAGAACGTAG
- a CDS encoding tryparedoxin-like protein (TriTrypDB/GeneDB-style sysID: LpmP.31.1830): MEPNFFNNSGLMLLCKDGSAVRAIDVLKDSEYVLMYFSAHWCPPCRAFTPLLKKFYETHHAKKKFEVVFMSMDRSEREMMNYFRESHGDYYCLPYEDAKSMARVWGDSYKFKSIPTLLVFENANPRRLIARCGRNMVTQDPSAEAFPWPDADAMQPTGLPIFEYACKAVILVGILSLLYSLMSRSS, translated from the coding sequence ATGGAACCTAATTTCTTTAACAACTCGGGGCTCATGCTCCTCTGCAaggacggcagcgccgttcgCGCTATCGATGTTTTGAAGGACTCTGAGTACGTGCTTATGTACTTCTCCGCGCACTGGTGCCCGCCATGCCGCGCCTTCACTccgctgctgaagaagtTCTACGAGACCCACCACGCCAAGAAGAAGTTCGAGGTTGTATTCATGTCGATGGATCGAtctgagagagagatgatgaACTATTTCCGTGAGTCGCATGGAGACTACTACTGCCTCCCGTACGAGGATGCGAAGTCGATGGCCCGCGTGTGGGGGGACTCATACAAGTTCAAGTCAATTCCTACGCTTCTTGTGTTCGAGAACGCAAATCCGCGCAGGCTGATTGCGCGATGCGGACGAAACATGGTCACCCAAGACCCATCTGCGGAAGCGTTTCCTTGGCCCGATGCAGACGCGATGCAGCCGACTGGGTTACCCATCTTTGAGTACGCCTGTAAGGCAGTCATTCTGGTTGGTATCTTGTCTCTCCTCTACTCGTTGATGAGCCGCAGCTCGTGA
- a CDS encoding hypothetical protein (TriTrypDB/GeneDB-style sysID: LpmP.31.1840) — protein sequence MFCWDRRRAVYLCSSLSSDVIHNTCNWPPPPPLPPTHPYPAANLNFARPHSHLPSPHPPLRPLFYTLCKFVSASLPCPCRRRLAGVLDTTHGHRSSTHAKVASAACAVRWSISALPCPPQRTLAWQVP from the coding sequence ATGTTCTGCTGGGACAGACGACGCGCAGTGTACctctgcagcagcctctCTAGTGATGTGATCCACAACACATGCAACTggcctccaccccctccacttCCCCCAACCCACCCTTACCCCGCCGCGAACCTCAACTTCGCCCGGCCACACTCCCATCTCCCCTCGCCGCACCCTCCTCTGCGCCCTCTCTTCTACACTCTATGCAAATTTGTGTCGGCCAGCCTTCCATGTCCATGTAGGCGTAGGCTGGCTGGTGTCTTGGACACCACGCACGGGCATAGATCGTCGACCCACGCGAAAGTGGCATCAGCTGCATGCGCAGTCCGGTGGAGCATTAGCGCACTACCATGCCCACCGCAACGGACACTGGCATGGCAGGTACCTTAG
- a CDS encoding GP63-like protein, leishmanolysin-like protein (TriTrypDB/GeneDB-style sysID: LpmP.31.1850), whose product MSRVPVASWRLGLWLGALFMYIAFTTAAIASSALKVDSNAADELPSPCGHGQVVSEQSDLPLTYVTLRRNSNGLRYQVEVNLKRLNASATTDQRAVEPRAAVTVSSDSMDSGWAPIRIAVFTPDLEDQSKYCTAVGQMRPDSSGSLVRCSSVADLLTDAKKRTLISSILPQAVSMHAQRLKVRPPAADTTIVVNTMPGSHCGSFTVPPAHRTVGVPDADFVVYVAAGPTSTPRSFMAWAVTCQYYPNTATITSRPAVGAVYFNPRYLPTSIGETQEEIDLYGGSPFGSTNGLRRAAAHELLHALGFTSAVFKARGMFATVPSLRGKKNVPVLNSSAVRVAAKAKYGISDTDMLYGVELEDQGAAGTSLSHWKRRAAKDELMAPVLSLARYSSLSLAAMEDMGFYKVNFSQAEPVALGATAGGALFTEPCLTGGTTNTPTVFCDSRSSSARSCTADRLSIGQCALTTYSSALPSYAQYFPSQPTLGGSLSHSDYCPVIQPLSNTGCGGGSLGAMPGSVTGGNARCFDADDLVVKSPFTNVGAICAKVHCNNASRTYAVLVSGASIWLSCGGGGTGVTVQPAVSSPGMFMKRGTIACPPYDDVCYANPLAFAEVEVITTAAPSNAATAATHGRVTSGLVAVAALLAAWVC is encoded by the coding sequence ATGTCGCGCGTACCCGTAGCGTCGTGGCGTCTGGGGTTGTGGTTGGGTGCCCTCTTTATGTACATCGCtttcaccaccgctgcgatCGCGTCCTCGGCTCTGAAGGTGGACTCAAACGCGGCGGACGAGCTCCCATCCCCGTGCGGGCACGGCCAGGTAGTCTCCGAGCAAAGCGATCTCCCTCTCACATACGTGACACTGCGTAGGAACAGCAACGGCCTACGCTATCAGGTCGAAGTGAATCTCAAGCGACTGAATGCCTCGGCCACCACTGACCAGCGCGCCGTCGAGCCGCGGGCCGCCGTCACggtcagcagcgacagcatgGACTCCGGGTGGGCCCCCATCCGCATTGCCGTCTTCACGCCCGATCTGGAGGACCAATCGAAGTACTGCACGGCAGTTGGCCAGATGCGCCCCGATTCCAGCGGCTCGCTGGTACGGTGCAGCAGTGTCGCTGATCTCTTGACGGAtgcgaaaaagagaacatTGATCAGCTCGATACTGCCCCAGGCAGTCAGCATGCATGCGCAACGGCTGAAGGTGCGTCCACCAGCGGCCGACACCACCATCGTAGTGAACACCATGCCGGGGTCACACTGCGGCTCGTTCACAGTCCCGCCGGCGCACCGGACAGTCGGCGTGCCAGACGCGGATTTCGTCGTCTACGTGGCAGCGGGTCCGACATCTACTCCGAGGAGCTTCATGGCGTGGGCTGTTACCTGTCAGTACTACCCCAACACGGCCACGATCACGAGCCGCCCAGCTGTGGGGGCGGTCTACTTCAACCCACGCTACCTGCCTACCTCGATAGGGGAGACGCAGGAGGAGATCGACCTATACGGGGGCAGCCCGTTTGGTAGCACGAATGGTcttcgccgcgccgccgcccacgaactgctgcacgcgctcggcttcacctccgccgtcTTCAAGGCACGCGGCATGTTTGCTACCGTCCCGTCTCTGCGGGGAAAAAAGAACGTGCCGGTGCTCAACTCATCGGCTGTGCGCGTGGCTGCAAAGGCCAAGTATGGCATCTCTGACACGGACATGCTTTATGGCGTCGAGCTGGAAGATCAAGGCGCAGCGggcacctctctctcgcactggaagcgccgcgccgcgaaGGACGAGCTGATGGCACCTGTGCTCAGTCTGGCACGCTACAGCTCCTTGTCGCTCGCGGCCATGGAGGATATGGGCTTCTACAAGGTCAACTTCAGTCAGGCGGAGCCTGTTGCCctcggcgccaccgcaggGGGTGCGCTCTTCACAGAGCCATGCCTGACGGGcggcaccaccaacaccccGACGGTGTTCTGcgacagccgcagctcctcggcgcgcagctgcacagcggACCGGCTGAGCATTGGACAGTGCGCCCTCACTACCTACTCCTCAGCCCTGCCAAGCTACGCCCAGTACTTTCCTAGCCAGCCAACCCTCGGCGGCTCCCTGTCGCACAGCGACTACTGCCCCGTGATACAGCCCCTCTCCAACACCgggtgcggtggcggctcgCTAGGTGCGATGCCGGGCAGCGTCACTGGCGGCAACGCGCGTTGCTTTGACGCAGACGACCTGGTTGTAAAGTCCCCATTCACAAACGTCGGTGCCATCTGCGCCAAGGTGCACTGCAACAACGCGTCACGCACCTATGCCGTGCTGGTAAGCGGCGCGAGCATCTGGCTgtcgtgcggcggcggtggcactggGGTGACGGTGCAGCCAGCAGTGAGTAGCCCTGGCATGTTCATGAAGCGTGGCACCATTGCCTGTCCGCCCTACGACGATGTGTGCTACGCGAACCCGCTCGCCTTTGCAGAAGTGGAAGTGatcaccaccgcagcgccatcaaACGCGGCCACAGCTGCCACACACGGAAGGGTCACTAGTGGCCttgttgctgtcgctgcgttgCTCGCTGCATGGGTCTGCTGA
- a CDS encoding hypothetical protein (TriTrypDB/GeneDB-style sysID: LpmP.31.1860), which translates to MESIQQPNVSTRLLTSVTSVVDDAAVHAVVFSPPQEQPERSDEPSRLVSEPAQRSPSPASSDSAPSNDDFPPSLSGDLPAALSSIISSHEASFYGSLMLNRATNLDELEGCTNHTERGCIETATGAAAEKYAYEQRPPVEAHLSTPRHTLAQSSVDWTGDEKEVVLGAVAETASSSATAKTAESEVVATRLYSVGVEEPSCSGRQPQTHHCRLASQAGDVKTLTELLDWRTHLSAWQQSLDAHEDHNTDDDGALKDTCSDQAGHVYPVGPMSRERAPASTRPTIKVAEVLEGSQAPPRGASLQCCHVGLHGTPATSSSPSTPAITPAESNAAGGGSMAVAQHHRSRQSHASSDAASQTELTDAFFATKISLNASPLQPRSPAQMEEGHPRHAQPHAHLVPHFFSYENPVTRVPPIPHATITDARVVRDGGRTSKSGRPSGAGSPTSPSSWRLEGTEVEGHTSPGSTQHRSPFSHSPFLHGLERRSWARSSLPPPANNPVLLYSTPPGGFDGYRARDSWNSPRPGNGKIAISSIGIPRQLSRDVSSSQATPRTPEPWRHKTKAMLPTGKPGKDLIAEDEYPVFAVPVDEETNKAVVAFVSGVILLICLVFICAM; encoded by the coding sequence ATGGAGAGTATTCAACAACCAAATGTGAGCACGCGTTTGCTAACGAGTGTGACCAGCGTTGTAGATGACGCAGCAGTACATGCAGTCGTGTTCTCGCCGCCACAGGAGCAGCCGGAGAGGTCAGATGAACCCTCAAGGCTCGTGTCTGAGCCGGCGCAACGCTCACCATCACCGGCGTCCAGCGATTCTGCGCCCAGCAACGACGATTTCCCGCCTTCCTTAAGCGGCGACCTACCCGCAGCGCTCTCCTCCATCATCTCCTCCCACGAGGCGTCGTTTTACGGCAGCCTTATGCTGAACCGGGCAACCAACCTGGATGAGCTGGAGGGCTGCACGAATCACACTGAGCGTGGCTGCATTGAGACGGCcaccggtgcggcagcagagaagTATGCATACGAGCAACGTCCTCCAGTCGAGGCGCACCTCTCTACACCCAGACACACGCTAGCTCAGAGCTCTGTGGATTGGACAGGGGACGAAAAGGAAGTTGTACTTGGTGCAGTGGCAGAGACTGCCTCATCGAGTGCCACGGCGAAGACAGCGGAGTCAGAAGTGGTAGCAACGCGCCTTTACAGCGTTGGCGTCGAGGagcccagctgcagcggccggcagccgcagacgcACCACTGTCGCCTAGCGTCGCAAGCTGGGGATGTGAAAACACTCACAGAGCTCCTGGACTGGCGCACGCACCTTTCCGCTTGGCAGCAGTCTCTGGACGCGCATGAGGATCACAATACTGATGACGACGGCGCTCTAAAAGACACGTGCAGCGATCAGGCAGGCCACGTGTACCCCGTTGGACCTatgagcagagagagagcgccgGCGTCGACGCGACCTACTATCAAAGTAGCGGAGGTGTTGGAAGGCTCGCAAGCGCCTCCACGCGGAGCTTCTTTGCAGTGCTGCCATGTTGGCCTTCACGGGACCCCAGCAACTTCGTCTTCCCCGAGCACACCCGCGATTACACCAGCGGAGAGTAATGCCGCTGGTGGGGGCAGCATGGCGGTAGCCCAACACCATCGCAGCCGACAAAGCCACGCCTCCAGCGACGCGGCCAGCCAAACGGAGCTGACTGATGCCTTCTTTGCCACCAAGATATCCTTGaacgcctccccccttcagcCTCGCAGCCCGGCGCAGATGGAGGAAGGGCACCCCCGGCACGCACAGCCGCATGCCCATTTAGTACCGCACTTCTTCTCGTACGAAAACCCCGTCACACGAGTGCCACCCATCCCTCACGCTACGATCACCGACGCCCGGGTCGTGAGAGACGGGGGGAGAACGAGCAAAAGCGGCAGACCAAGCGGTGCCGGATCGCCAACGTCGCCATCATCGTGGCGTCTGGAAGGCACTGAAGTCGAGGGCCACACTTCCCCAGGCAGCACCCAGCACAGGTCGCCTTTCAGTCACTCCCCGTTCTTGCACGGACTTGAACGCCGATCATGGGCGCGTAGttctctgccaccaccggcgAACAACCCCGTTCTCCTCTACTCTACGCCACCAGGCGGCTTTGACGGCTATCGAGCCCGCGACAGCTGGAACAGCCCTCGCCCCGGAAACGGTAAGATCGCAATCAGCAGTATTGGCATCCCGCGTCAGCTCTCCCGCGATGTGTCGTCCTCGCAAGCGACGCCACGTACGCCGGAACCCTGGCGCCACAAGACCAAGGCCATGCTTCCCACAGGGAAGCCGGGGAAGGATCTGATAGCGGAAGATGAGTATCCCGTCTTCGCAGTACCAGTCGATGAAGAAACGAACAAGGCTGTGGTGGCGTTCGTCTCTGGGGTTATCCTGCTTATATGTCTTGTGTTTATATGTGCCATGTGA
- a CDS encoding hypothetical protein (TriTrypDB/GeneDB-style sysID: LpmP.31.1870): MPLYIPLGARFESDASVRERLERQRMAHRTNILRHGTVEQRRQVLKMKLLPLPEDPEAVAVPGTAVLDLPGGADASLGARNGTDVLGPLALLSRRYDGVHLDDDGKHVATPSTDYSTFMEVLCPNGLSLLELLPLAPRTTRQHPKGPRCKSHQPQLESTLPSQWCALHPRLTPAAVAATIPAAPLSLGYNTLAAHELPSVSLVNTSTSVATSAQPGLDDTYVDAPVTFVSEATSPLASPEDGSVTPMQSITDPASDIIQATATAHVDDDDTNLGIFVSAGFFSLAAPHCGSPPRSRLSLRRSPFSLSRGLPADSVHHNASSVGSLSSTLSHSHRALKGSSELSLPTSSATSAQLTSLAVVDNCDLGGRVLFTDRFVKAQSHTALPIMISAFKQYMRSTSTTASSSPLTHSQSLEIHTLSEYRSSLPHQQLPNSRQKLHPCQRGIPLKSHSTNTEIENCVLEAGRGIRPTFRRVDPADLYGTSHYVSSDLSSTK, from the coding sequence ATGCCCCTCTACATCCCTCTGGGCGCGAGGTTCGAAAGTGACGCAAGCGTGCGCGAGCGCCTCGAGCGGCAGCGTATGGCACATCGAACCAACATCCTACGTCATGGCACcgtcgagcagcgccgccaagTGCTGAAGATGAAGCTGCTTCCACTTCCCGAGGACCCTGAGGCCGTGGCGGTGCCCGGCACTGCCGTTCTCGACCTTCCCGGGGGCGCGGACGCTTCCCTCGGGGCACGCAACGGCACCGACGTCTTGGGCCCGCTAGCACTTCTGTCGCGGCGCTACGATGGCGTGCATCTCGACGATGATGGCAAGCACGTCGCTACACCAAGCACCGATTACTCCACGTTCATGGAGGTGCTCTGCCCAAACGgactgtcgctgctggagcttcTCCCCCTAGCACCTCGAACCACACGCCAGCACCCCAAAGGCCCACGCTGCAAATCTCATCAACCCCAGCTCGAATCCACTCTGCCATCGCAATGGTGTGCACTGCATCCTCGCTTGACACCCGCTGCTGTAGCGGCTACAATacccgcagcaccgctctcACTCGGGTACAATACCTTGGCAGCGCACGAACTCCCTTCAGTCTCTTTGGTCAACACCTCCACCTCAGTCGCCACTTCTGCGCAGCCAGGTTTAGACGACACCTACGTTGATGCCCCAGTCACCTTTGTCAGTGAGGCTACCTcgcctctcgcttctccagAGGATGGATCGGTTACTCCAATGCAGAGCATCACCGATCCTGCTAGTGACATCATACAAGCCACTGCTACTGCACATGTtgatgacgacgacaccAATCTGGGCATCTTTGTCAGTGCcggcttcttctcgcttgcCGCGCCCCACTGCGGCAGCCCCCCGCGCTCGCGGCTGTCCCTCCGCCGGAGTCCGTTCAGCTTGAGCAGGGGACTGCCCGCTGACTCTGTCCACCACAACGCCAGCAGTGTTGGCAGCCTCAgctccaccctctctcacaGTCACAGAGCACTAAAAGGCTCATCAGAACTGTCCTTGCCTACCTCGAGCGCTACAAGTGCTCAGCTGACCTCTCTGGCGGTTGTTGACAACTGCGATCTAGGTGGCCGCGTACTCTTCACGGATCGGTTTGTGAAGGCGCAGTCCCACACTGCGTTGCCCATCATGATTTCCGCCTTCAAGCAGTACATGCGCTCGACCTCCACTACAGCTTCGAGCTCGCCCCTCACGCACAGCCAGTCGCTGGAGATCCACACTCTGTCCGAGTACCGGTCCTCCctgccgcaccagcagctgccgaATTCTCGCCAGAAACTCCATCCCTGTCAGCGCGGTATTCCGCTCAAAAGCCACAGCACCAACACAGAGATCGAGAATTGTGTCCTCGAGGCCGGCAGGGGCATCCGCCCCACTTTTCGCCGTGTCGACCCTGCCGATCTCTACGGCACCAGCCACTACGTCTCCAGCGACTTGAGTTCGACGAAATAG